From Pelosinus fermentans DSM 17108, the proteins below share one genomic window:
- a CDS encoding PTS glucitol/sorbitol transporter subunit IIA has product MMKYEVVVTSIGDMATELMESTGDLIIFDTCPLDGLEEISIMHTTGEIKRPIQVGDRVTFGKAQYTITAIGDEALKTLEELGHCTFKFTGSNTVELPGQIELRGEGHPEISLNDIIRIEGN; this is encoded by the coding sequence ATGATGAAATATGAAGTTGTAGTGACGAGCATAGGAGATATGGCTACCGAATTAATGGAATCTACTGGAGATCTTATTATTTTCGATACATGTCCTTTAGATGGTTTAGAAGAAATTTCGATTATGCATACAACGGGAGAAATTAAAAGACCAATTCAAGTTGGCGATAGAGTAACCTTTGGAAAAGCACAGTATACGATTACGGCTATCGGGGATGAGGCACTTAAAACGCTAGAGGAATTGGGACACTGCACATTTAAATTCACTGGCAGCAATACAGTCGAACTGCCAGGGCAGATTGAATTAAGGGGCGAAGGTCATCCAGAGATCTCTCTGAATGATATTATTCGAATCGAAGGCAATTAA
- a CDS encoding PTS galactitol transporter subunit IIC, which yields MQIINFILDLGPTVMMPIIIMLLGLLFRQGFPRAFRSGLTIGMGFAGIFLVISMLTSNLSPATQAMVTNWGLHLDVMDVGWPIAAAISFGTPIVPAVFIMGLFINVLMLSMNWTKTMDIDLWNYWHFIFSGALIMYLTNSAILGIIASGITIVIVLKLADWTQPYVAKVFDMPGISLPHTESISWAPLGILLNKVIDKIPGINKIDINPEKIQERFGVFGEPMLIGLVLGAFIGVLAGYTVEGVVKLSVNMAAVLFLMPRMVRILMEGLLPLSESGREYLSNRFPGKEVFIGLDAAVVIGHPSVMAVCILMIPITLLLAAVLPGNRILPFTDLAGLPFCLLWAVAPSKGNVFRGLIISTIFMVGILYIATDLALVTTLMAKQVNFPFPEGTAAISSLDGGAHLIPYIIFKIVEIFH from the coding sequence GTGCAAATAATAAATTTTATTCTTGATCTGGGACCTACTGTCATGATGCCGATCATTATCATGCTTTTAGGATTGCTTTTTCGGCAGGGATTTCCTAGGGCTTTTCGTTCCGGTTTAACGATCGGAATGGGGTTTGCCGGAATATTCCTGGTTATAAGTATGCTGACCAGCAATTTATCGCCAGCAACCCAGGCTATGGTTACAAACTGGGGGTTGCACCTTGATGTAATGGATGTCGGCTGGCCGATCGCGGCGGCGATCAGCTTTGGCACACCCATTGTTCCAGCCGTTTTTATTATGGGTCTGTTCATTAATGTTTTGATGTTGTCTATGAACTGGACCAAAACGATGGATATTGATTTATGGAATTACTGGCATTTTATCTTTTCTGGTGCGTTGATTATGTATCTGACCAACAGTGCTATTTTGGGCATTATTGCATCCGGCATTACCATTGTCATTGTCCTTAAACTGGCTGACTGGACGCAGCCGTATGTGGCAAAAGTCTTTGATATGCCCGGCATATCATTACCACATACTGAGTCCATATCCTGGGCTCCTCTTGGAATATTGTTAAATAAAGTAATCGATAAAATTCCCGGTATCAATAAGATTGATATTAATCCGGAAAAGATTCAAGAACGGTTTGGCGTTTTTGGAGAGCCTATGTTAATTGGTTTGGTTCTTGGTGCATTTATTGGCGTCTTGGCAGGATATACTGTCGAAGGTGTTGTTAAGTTAAGCGTGAATATGGCAGCTGTACTTTTCCTGATGCCGCGAATGGTTCGTATTTTAATGGAAGGTCTATTACCTTTGTCTGAAAGCGGGCGTGAATATCTCAGTAATCGGTTTCCTGGCAAAGAAGTATTTATCGGCTTGGATGCTGCTGTTGTTATTGGTCACCCTTCGGTAATGGCTGTTTGCATTTTGATGATTCCGATTACCCTGCTGTTGGCTGCTGTTCTCCCAGGTAACAGAATCTTACCATTTACCGACTTGGCTGGGTTACCCTTCTGCTTGCTTTGGGCTGTAGCCCCTTCAAAAGGAAATGTATTTAGGGGCCTCATTATTAGTACAATTTTTATGGTTGGTATATTATACATAGCAACCGATTTGGCACTAGTAACTACCTTAATGGCAAAACAAGTAAACTTCCCATTCCCTGAAGGTACCGCTGCCATTTCTTCTCTCGATGGGGGGGCCCATCTGATTCCTTATATTATATTTAAAATCGTTGAAATTTTCCATTAA
- a CDS encoding NAD(P)H-dependent oxidoreductase, producing the protein MLGLNYKLEELEKNGKNILTGIIGAGQMGKGMISQMTLMKGMTPAVVVDINIENAKKAFLHAGIDEGNIKYAKTAAEADAFIKDGKSVIADHSDAATKSELIQVVIDATGVTEVGAKIALDTILGKKHIVMLNAEADVVIGPILKKFADAAGVIYTGAAGDEPGAVKELYDFAVASGFEVRVIGKGKNNVLDFDCNPDTVLEEATRRGVSPHMLASFKEGTKTMVELACMSNATGYICDVRGGHGISGEVKDLPQLLSLKEENGVLNQYGVVDFVNGIAPGVFVIVTSKLPEVRAEMEYVSMGKGPNYILYRPYHLCSLETPLSAAKAVLDHQATIAPMGGLVSEVITVAKKDLKAGDHLDGIGGYTVYGTIERYEIAKEMNALPVGLVNKDTILKQDVKKGDLITYDMVQLREDSFILQMRRLQDKLFA; encoded by the coding sequence ATGCTGGGATTAAATTACAAATTAGAAGAACTAGAAAAGAACGGTAAGAATATATTGACAGGTATCATTGGAGCCGGTCAGATGGGAAAAGGTATGATCAGCCAGATGACATTGATGAAGGGCATGACGCCGGCAGTCGTTGTGGATATTAATATAGAGAATGCAAAAAAAGCATTTTTGCATGCAGGAATTGATGAAGGAAATATTAAATATGCTAAGACCGCTGCCGAAGCAGATGCGTTTATTAAAGATGGTAAGTCTGTTATTGCGGATCATAGTGATGCTGCCACCAAATCGGAATTGATTCAAGTTGTTATTGATGCAACAGGAGTGACAGAAGTAGGAGCAAAAATTGCTTTAGATACGATACTTGGCAAGAAGCATATTGTAATGCTGAATGCAGAAGCAGATGTTGTGATTGGACCCATCCTAAAGAAGTTCGCTGATGCGGCGGGTGTTATTTATACAGGGGCTGCTGGAGATGAGCCAGGGGCAGTGAAAGAATTATATGACTTTGCCGTAGCGTCAGGTTTTGAGGTTAGAGTGATCGGAAAAGGTAAAAATAACGTGCTGGATTTTGATTGTAACCCAGATACTGTTTTGGAAGAAGCTACTAGAAGGGGTGTTAGTCCTCACATGCTGGCATCATTTAAAGAAGGAACGAAAACAATGGTTGAGCTGGCATGTATGTCTAATGCTACGGGTTACATTTGTGATGTAAGAGGGGGGCATGGCATCAGTGGTGAGGTAAAAGATCTGCCGCAATTGCTTAGCTTAAAAGAAGAAAATGGAGTATTAAATCAATATGGCGTTGTAGATTTCGTGAATGGCATTGCTCCTGGAGTATTTGTAATTGTGACAAGTAAACTGCCTGAAGTAAGAGCAGAAATGGAATATGTAAGTATGGGGAAAGGACCTAACTATATATTGTATCGTCCCTATCATTTGTGCAGCTTAGAAACTCCTTTGTCAGCAGCCAAAGCTGTATTGGATCATCAAGCCACAATTGCGCCAATGGGAGGTTTGGTATCAGAAGTGATAACCGTTGCTAAAAAGGATCTAAAGGCAGGTGATCACTTAGATGGTATTGGTGGATATACAGTCTATGGAACGATTGAAAGATATGAAATAGCCAAAGAAATGAACGCTCTGCCTGTCGGTCTAGTCAACAAAGATACAATCTTAAAACAAGATGTTAAGAAAGGCGATCTTATTACCTATGACATGGTGCAGCTGCGCGAGGATTCTTTCATTCTCCAAATGAGAAGGCTTCAAGATAAATTATTTGCGTAA
- a CDS encoding transcriptional regulator GutM has protein sequence MEKLLLVAFLFYVLQMILTYFQVKDFRSNVDELRKKGVIGIGSKKRKLSAGTIVILVSNEFGDIIEGRMMQGFSILARFKNLKDLNGFNVGELKERMQRESSKDTATLDALKQIENQLVKLEAM, from the coding sequence ATGGAGAAATTACTACTGGTTGCCTTCTTGTTTTATGTCCTGCAAATGATTTTAACGTATTTTCAAGTAAAAGATTTTCGAAGTAATGTTGATGAACTAAGAAAGAAAGGCGTTATTGGCATCGGGTCTAAAAAAAGGAAGCTGTCTGCCGGGACAATTGTTATTCTTGTCAGCAATGAATTCGGAGACATTATAGAAGGCCGAATGATGCAAGGGTTTAGTATCTTAGCCAGATTCAAGAATCTTAAAGATCTTAATGGATTCAATGTCGGGGAATTAAAAGAAAGAATGCAAAGAGAAAGTAGTAAAGATACAGCAACGCTGGATGCACTAAAGCAGATTGAAAATCAATTAGTAAAGCTTGAGGCTATGTAA
- a CDS encoding NAD(P)H-dependent glycerol-3-phosphate dehydrogenase codes for MSKITIIGAGAMGSALTVPLIKNNHEVRLWGTELDHEIINALLAGEPHPKHKCSLPSAIRPFKEESLAAAMQDTDIVIMAITSDALGMIFERVVPYLHPGMMIGSVSKGFEYDGDGNVVLLPEILKERLPKHLTDTLSFVFIGGPCKAVEVVWESPTSVTYSSTNLFSAKHLQKTLMTDVYRVEVNTDVTGTEICAAMKNAYAVGLGMAEGFKKRKGFLHNNTKSALFTFAIAEMGILSQALGGTLLSVYGLPGVGDLEVTGEAGRNRTLGEVIGEGLTASQAIAKMKEEGITVEGYPAIRFGYLLAKQLEREAKLAVSDLPLLTGLYKILYEDAPGYETITTLLQQCTGAYK; via the coding sequence ATGTCGAAAATAACAATTATAGGTGCAGGTGCTATGGGCAGTGCCCTGACTGTACCTCTTATAAAAAACAATCATGAAGTTCGTCTGTGGGGAACCGAGCTGGATCATGAGATCATCAATGCCTTGCTGGCCGGAGAACCTCATCCCAAGCATAAATGTTCGTTGCCATCAGCAATTAGACCTTTCAAGGAAGAATCTCTAGCTGCGGCCATGCAGGATACTGATATTGTCATTATGGCGATTACGTCGGATGCTTTGGGAATGATATTTGAACGAGTTGTGCCTTATTTGCATCCCGGCATGATGATCGGCAGTGTATCGAAAGGCTTTGAATACGATGGGGACGGCAACGTTGTCCTGCTGCCGGAAATTCTAAAGGAACGTCTGCCGAAACATCTTACAGATACCCTTTCTTTTGTCTTTATCGGCGGTCCTTGCAAGGCTGTCGAAGTCGTCTGGGAATCGCCTACTTCGGTTACGTATTCCAGTACAAACTTATTCTCCGCCAAACATCTCCAAAAAACATTGATGACCGATGTCTATCGCGTTGAAGTCAATACCGATGTAACCGGAACCGAAATTTGTGCCGCTATGAAAAACGCCTATGCCGTTGGATTAGGCATGGCGGAAGGCTTTAAAAAACGCAAAGGCTTTTTGCATAACAACACGAAATCTGCCTTGTTCACTTTTGCCATAGCAGAGATGGGCATTCTATCTCAGGCTTTAGGAGGTACTCTGCTCTCCGTCTATGGACTTCCCGGGGTAGGTGACCTGGAGGTAACCGGGGAAGCCGGACGCAACCGAACACTGGGCGAAGTGATTGGCGAGGGACTGACCGCCAGTCAAGCTATCGCAAAGATGAAAGAAGAAGGAATCACTGTCGAAGGCTATCCCGCTATTCGTTTTGGCTACTTGCTGGCAAAACAGCTGGAAAGGGAAGCCAAGCTGGCGGTCAGCGATCTACCATTACTGACCGGCTTGTATAAGATTCTCTATGAAGATGCACCGGGCTATGAAACAATCACAACGCTCCTGCAGCAATGCACCGGTGCTTATAAATGA
- a CDS encoding sigma 54-interacting transcriptional regulator, which translates to MRQLLKIINQENKKNPLTDEEIAAQLGMGRSDVAKLRRSLGIGNSRQRMRELLEKEIHVLLNKYPNLSERALTQKLNENGFGVSRHMVSDLYQQMKIQGAFSAAKPESPNSSEVNDPPVIQTQTAFDALIGAQGSLRTQVELAKAAVFYPHKGLHTLIAGATGVGKSELAYCMHRFALESGTKPSDTPFVVFNCADYAETPQLLLAQLFGYVKGAFTGAEVDKEGLVEKANQGILFLDEIHRLPPEGQEILYYLIDKGKFRRLGESDTFRNVSLMLIAATTENIESFLLLPFRRRIPMVIELPTIAQRPLEERFQIIVSFIREEVSRIKLTMRVSYNAVVALLMYECHGNIGQLRSDIQVACARAFLKNMAQKEKILKIEINDLTHQVVKGLLLLNEQRPIIEKILQGDLEISPTDEQRAPLVEPTYLLPNEVYQEIEDNYIKMENQGIDLAIINRVISDELEAKVRQLIKQAQGNKQNLIRQDLEKIVGEKLVNAVDRMIKLARTRLPDIDDSLLYCLATHLAASYERIRMNNKLIVNPQFQKMQTEYPAEYELAGRMAQIASYYLGTDLPEDEIAFIAMYLKSYAKKDHLNEVHVGVVVLTHGRVAEGMVQVANRLLGVDYAKALEMPLEERSEDALQRAMHIVRQADNGKGVLMLVDMGSLVGFGKLITDSTGIVTRMVTRVNTPMVIEAVRKALAPDADIEEIANALHWDNSNYETDVCHLSTVHNLTDAIVTICLTGQGAAEWMAKMIAEYMPQCLKQIEIIPMGALVEEDLQTRLRQIGQNYNLLAVIGTLGTVIPGIPFITAKEMVKGNGLEKLKRIIQLRGSLNKAGSIHSAAGGYSQNGLIRPELVLLNCSHKNKNEVLNTLAQTLVSQGHVREQYIVSIYEREALAQTLFQDVALPHGSPEYILRPAIAVMTLQEPIEWVDGYQVEIVFMLALNNYQKNEFKKLYSLLNDREQLMKMKQSKNIEQFMRVITDGQMF; encoded by the coding sequence ATGCGACAGTTATTAAAGATTATTAATCAGGAAAACAAAAAGAATCCTCTGACAGATGAAGAAATTGCTGCACAATTAGGGATGGGAAGGAGTGATGTAGCCAAGCTCAGGCGATCACTGGGCATCGGAAACTCAAGACAGAGAATGAGAGAACTACTGGAAAAAGAGATTCATGTTTTATTAAACAAGTATCCTAATTTGTCGGAAAGGGCATTGACCCAAAAGTTAAATGAAAACGGTTTTGGTGTCTCCAGGCATATGGTTAGTGACTTATATCAGCAGATGAAAATACAAGGTGCCTTTTCCGCAGCAAAACCAGAATCGCCTAACAGTAGTGAGGTCAATGATCCGCCGGTGATACAAACGCAAACTGCTTTTGACGCTTTAATCGGGGCGCAAGGCAGTTTGCGGACGCAAGTAGAGCTGGCTAAGGCGGCCGTTTTTTATCCACATAAGGGGCTGCATACCTTAATTGCTGGGGCAACTGGTGTTGGAAAAAGTGAATTGGCTTATTGTATGCACCGTTTTGCTTTGGAGTCTGGTACGAAACCAAGTGATACTCCTTTTGTGGTTTTTAACTGCGCTGATTATGCAGAGACGCCCCAGTTATTACTGGCTCAATTATTTGGTTATGTTAAAGGTGCTTTCACCGGTGCGGAAGTGGATAAAGAAGGATTAGTGGAAAAAGCCAATCAAGGGATTTTATTTTTAGATGAAATTCACAGGCTGCCGCCGGAAGGACAAGAAATTCTTTATTACCTAATTGATAAAGGAAAGTTCCGGCGGCTGGGGGAAAGTGATACCTTCCGTAATGTAAGTTTGATGCTGATTGCTGCGACGACAGAAAATATCGAGTCCTTTCTGCTGCTGCCTTTCCGCCGTCGCATTCCAATGGTGATTGAGCTGCCAACCATTGCCCAGCGTCCTTTGGAAGAACGGTTTCAAATCATTGTAAGTTTTATTCGGGAGGAAGTCAGCCGTATTAAATTGACAATGAGGGTTTCGTATAACGCAGTGGTTGCCTTACTTATGTATGAATGTCATGGCAATATTGGTCAGTTGCGGTCAGATATACAGGTTGCCTGTGCCCGGGCTTTTCTGAAGAATATGGCACAAAAAGAAAAAATATTAAAGATCGAAATTAATGATTTAACCCATCAGGTTGTTAAAGGTTTGCTGCTTTTAAATGAGCAGCGTCCTATCATAGAAAAAATTCTGCAGGGGGATCTGGAGATCTCCCCGACTGATGAACAAAGGGCACCATTAGTGGAACCCACGTATTTATTGCCGAATGAAGTATATCAGGAAATTGAAGACAATTATATTAAAATGGAGAATCAGGGAATCGACCTTGCGATTATCAATCGTGTCATCAGTGATGAACTTGAGGCTAAGGTACGGCAGCTGATTAAGCAGGCGCAAGGCAATAAGCAAAACCTGATTCGGCAGGATTTAGAAAAAATTGTGGGCGAAAAACTCGTCAATGCCGTTGATCGAATGATAAAGCTGGCTAGAACTCGGCTGCCAGATATTGATGATAGTTTGTTATATTGTTTGGCTACCCATTTAGCGGCCTCTTATGAACGCATCCGGATGAATAACAAGCTGATTGTCAATCCTCAATTTCAGAAGATGCAGACCGAATATCCGGCAGAGTACGAACTGGCAGGGAGAATGGCACAAATAGCCTCTTATTATCTTGGAACAGACTTGCCGGAAGATGAGATTGCTTTTATTGCTATGTACTTAAAATCTTATGCTAAAAAAGATCATCTAAATGAAGTCCATGTGGGAGTTGTGGTACTCACTCACGGACGGGTGGCCGAAGGAATGGTACAGGTCGCCAATCGACTGCTCGGCGTTGATTATGCTAAAGCCTTGGAAATGCCATTAGAGGAGAGATCCGAAGATGCACTGCAGCGGGCTATGCATATCGTGCGGCAGGCGGACAACGGCAAAGGGGTTCTAATGTTAGTGGATATGGGGTCTTTGGTGGGTTTCGGTAAGCTGATTACCGATAGCACCGGTATAGTAACCCGCATGGTAACTAGGGTCAATACACCGATGGTGATTGAAGCGGTACGCAAGGCATTGGCTCCGGATGCGGATATTGAGGAAATTGCTAACGCGCTGCACTGGGACAATTCGAACTATGAAACGGATGTATGCCATTTAAGCACGGTTCATAATTTGACGGATGCAATTGTAACCATTTGCCTTACTGGTCAGGGAGCGGCAGAGTGGATGGCAAAAATGATTGCCGAATACATGCCGCAATGTTTGAAACAGATAGAGATCATTCCTATGGGGGCTTTAGTGGAAGAAGACCTTCAGACTCGTTTAAGGCAAATCGGGCAGAATTATAATCTTCTTGCTGTGATAGGAACCTTGGGGACGGTGATACCCGGCATTCCGTTTATTACCGCCAAAGAGATGGTAAAAGGGAACGGTTTGGAAAAATTAAAGAGAATTATACAATTGCGCGGCAGCTTAAATAAAGCAGGATCGATTCATTCTGCGGCTGGAGGGTACTCTCAAAATGGATTAATCCGACCGGAACTCGTATTGCTGAACTGCTCCCATAAAAACAAAAATGAAGTTTTGAATACATTGGCTCAGACATTAGTTAGTCAGGGGCATGTACGGGAACAGTACATCGTATCCATTTATGAGCGTGAAGCATTGGCTCAAACCTTATTTCAGGATGTGGCATTGCCCCACGGCAGTCCGGAATACATCCTGAGGCCAGCTATTGCAGTGATGACGCTTCAAGAGCCGATAGAGTGGGTTGATGGGTATCAAGTAGAGATTGTATTTATGCTGGCTCTCAACAATTATCAAAAAAATGAATTTAAAAAATTATATTCTTTGTTGAATGACCGCGAGCAGCTGATGAAAATGAAGCAATCGAAAAATATAGAACAATTTATGAGGGTGATTACAGATGGACAAATGTTTTGA
- the srlE gene encoding PTS glucitol/sorbitol transporter subunit IIB: MSNAVRIEKGPGGFGGPLIIRTTETRNKVVCITGGDIHPVAVKLAEMLGAELVNGFKTGVPDDQIAVAVVDCGGTARCGVYPKKRIYTVNVLPVGKSGPLAQFITEDIYVSGVKESSLTLFEGEYTPPEPSIAPAATQQRAQAAPAEKGNILARFGKAVGGVVGIFFQSGRHTINTVMTSILPFMAFVSMIIGIILQSGLGNIVANVVSPYAGSLPGLLIISVICSLPVLSPMLGPGAVIAQVVGVLIGVEIGAGHIPPQFALPALFAINPQVGCDFLPVGLSLGEAEPETIELGVPVILMSRLVTGPLSVVIAYFMGVGLFS; this comes from the coding sequence ATGAGTAATGCTGTTCGAATTGAGAAAGGTCCAGGTGGCTTTGGTGGTCCTTTGATTATAAGAACCACAGAAACAAGAAATAAAGTAGTATGTATTACCGGTGGTGATATACATCCTGTTGCAGTTAAACTTGCAGAGATGCTGGGCGCAGAGCTGGTAAACGGTTTCAAAACAGGGGTTCCTGATGATCAAATTGCTGTAGCTGTTGTCGATTGCGGCGGTACTGCGCGCTGCGGTGTGTATCCGAAGAAAAGAATTTACACTGTGAATGTATTGCCTGTAGGAAAGTCCGGACCCCTGGCTCAATTTATTACAGAAGACATTTATGTATCTGGTGTCAAGGAATCAAGCCTAACTTTATTTGAAGGGGAATATACTCCTCCTGAACCTTCAATCGCGCCAGCAGCTACGCAGCAAAGAGCGCAGGCAGCTCCGGCAGAAAAGGGAAATATCCTGGCTCGATTTGGTAAAGCTGTTGGTGGCGTAGTGGGGATTTTCTTTCAATCCGGGCGTCATACAATTAATACAGTTATGACCAGCATACTGCCCTTTATGGCTTTCGTAAGTATGATTATTGGTATCATTTTGCAGTCTGGTCTGGGAAATATTGTTGCAAATGTCGTTTCTCCTTACGCTGGGAGCCTTCCTGGATTATTGATTATATCCGTAATATGTTCCCTGCCAGTGCTGTCGCCAATGTTAGGACCAGGTGCAGTTATTGCTCAGGTAGTGGGTGTTTTGATTGGTGTTGAAATTGGTGCAGGTCATATTCCTCCGCAGTTTGCTCTTCCAGCCTTATTTGCGATCAATCCCCAGGTTGGCTGCGACTTCTTGCCAGTGGGCTTGAGCTTGGGTGAGGCAGAACCAGAAACCATTGAACTTGGCGTGCCTGTTATCCTCATGTCAAGATTGGTGACAGGTCCTTTATCAGTAGTGATTGCTTATTTCATGGGCGTAGGATTATTTAGCTAA
- a CDS encoding sugar-binding transcriptional regulator — protein MQKIVDDSRLIVKCCKLYYEEYHTQNEISKILGVSRPTISRLLKEGRDLGIVKIEIINPFERDFEELERRTEKRFQIREVLIIEDEADEVMQKRQLAKAAAKYLRRIVKDGDTLGISMGTTLKAIAEHINNNEKRKLTFIPLIGGLGQSEIDIHPNDIVMGFAQAFGGNFKLLHAPAVVSNENIKKEMLKEQSIKEVIDHSKLCNIGIVGIGSPTDMGSTMMTSGYFNEDDTKEFAKLGVVGDICLQFYDINGNADQFDFNKRVVGINLTDLKEIDTVIGVACGEKKVNAIVGALNSKIIDVLITNYSNAVAINNYKNNK, from the coding sequence ATGCAAAAGATAGTAGATGATAGTCGCTTAATTGTAAAATGTTGTAAATTGTATTATGAAGAGTACCATACGCAAAATGAAATTAGTAAGATCTTGGGAGTTTCAAGGCCTACTATTTCAAGATTATTAAAAGAGGGGCGAGATTTAGGTATTGTAAAGATTGAGATCATTAACCCTTTTGAACGTGATTTTGAGGAACTAGAGAGACGAACTGAAAAGAGGTTTCAGATTAGAGAAGTGCTCATCATTGAAGATGAGGCTGATGAAGTAATGCAAAAAAGACAGCTGGCAAAAGCTGCTGCCAAATATTTGCGAAGGATTGTAAAAGATGGCGATACCCTTGGAATTTCAATGGGAACCACTCTTAAGGCAATTGCAGAACATATCAATAATAACGAAAAACGCAAATTAACCTTCATTCCTTTGATTGGAGGGTTAGGGCAGTCTGAAATTGATATTCATCCCAATGATATTGTTATGGGATTTGCACAAGCTTTTGGTGGAAATTTTAAATTGCTGCATGCACCTGCTGTAGTCAGTAACGAGAATATAAAAAAAGAAATGCTGAAGGAGCAGAGCATTAAAGAGGTTATTGATCATTCTAAATTATGTAATATCGGCATTGTAGGAATTGGTTCGCCCACAGACATGGGTTCAACTATGATGACTTCAGGATATTTTAATGAAGATGATACGAAAGAATTCGCCAAGTTAGGTGTAGTAGGAGATATTTGCCTGCAATTTTATGATATAAATGGCAATGCAGATCAATTTGACTTTAACAAGCGGGTGGTAGGAATTAATTTAACGGATTTGAAAGAAATTGATACAGTGATTGGTGTAGCTTGTGGCGAGAAAAAAGTGAATGCGATTGTTGGTGCTTTAAATAGTAAAATTATCGATGTTTTAATTACGAACTATAGTAATGCAGTGGCTATTAATAATTATAAAAATAATAAATAA
- a CDS encoding PTS sugar transporter subunit IIB, with amino-acid sequence MKTFRILTICGTGIATSTVAAEKCKQYLTKRGLKVEVVECKAVEASGKIPVYSPHVVVATTLVNDSALHGTKKFSGLPFLTGVGMDKLADEIAAYLQSLE; translated from the coding sequence ATGAAAACATTTCGCATACTTACCATTTGTGGTACAGGGATTGCTACTTCAACCGTTGCTGCAGAAAAATGCAAACAATATTTGACTAAACGTGGTTTGAAGGTAGAAGTAGTTGAATGCAAAGCGGTAGAAGCGTCTGGGAAAATCCCGGTATATTCTCCCCATGTGGTAGTCGCAACGACCCTGGTTAACGATAGCGCATTGCATGGCACCAAGAAATTTAGCGGATTACCGTTTTTGACGGGCGTGGGTATGGATAAGTTAGCTGATGAGATTGCTGCTTATTTGCAGAGTTTAGAGTAG
- the srlA gene encoding PTS glucitol/sorbitol transporter subunit IIC codes for MLVLAHLAQSFIALFQKGGEVFVGLVTGILPTLIVLITAVNSLIGLIGEERVNKIAKAATKNIILRYTIFPIMAVFFLTNPICYSFGRFLPEKYKPAFMDASISFVHPITGLFPHANAAELFVWVGISSGITALGLPLGELAVRYFITGVIVILIRGILTERMTIYMMNRKNNQSLGA; via the coding sequence ATGCTGGTATTAGCTCACTTAGCTCAAAGTTTCATTGCACTATTTCAAAAAGGTGGAGAAGTCTTTGTAGGCTTAGTTACGGGGATTCTTCCGACACTGATTGTCCTGATTACAGCGGTAAATTCATTGATTGGTTTAATTGGTGAAGAACGAGTCAATAAGATTGCCAAGGCTGCCACGAAAAATATTATTTTACGTTACACAATATTTCCCATTATGGCTGTATTTTTTCTAACGAATCCAATTTGCTACAGTTTTGGTAGGTTTTTGCCAGAAAAGTATAAACCTGCTTTCATGGATGCGTCCATATCTTTTGTACATCCGATTACTGGTTTGTTCCCCCATGCTAATGCTGCTGAATTATTTGTATGGGTAGGTATTTCCAGCGGTATCACAGCTTTGGGTCTTCCATTAGGTGAGTTGGCAGTCCGCTATTTTATTACCGGTGTGATTGTAATCTTAATTAGAGGTATTTTAACGGAAAGAATGACCATTTATATGATGAATCGCAAAAATAATCAGTCATTAGGGGCATAA
- a CDS encoding PTS sugar transporter subunit IIA, translating to MDKCFEFDEKVIAVGLEVSDREDALRHMAQMLHDAGYVRDTYSEAIIRRERTFPTGLPTGENGVAIPHTDICHVIAPMIAVGILKTPVEFQNMGDIEDAIHVKIMFMLAMNNCDNQVKLLSELMQIIQDQYLLKKLCIAQSVTDIGRLLKDKIHF from the coding sequence ATGGACAAATGTTTTGAATTTGACGAGAAAGTGATAGCCGTTGGCTTGGAAGTCAGTGACAGAGAGGATGCATTGCGGCACATGGCACAAATGCTGCACGACGCGGGATATGTCCGCGATACCTACAGCGAGGCTATTATCCGGCGTGAGCGCACTTTTCCTACCGGTTTGCCAACAGGAGAGAATGGAGTGGCAATTCCACATACTGACATATGTCATGTCATCGCTCCGATGATTGCCGTCGGAATTCTTAAAACACCTGTCGAGTTTCAAAACATGGGTGACATTGAGGATGCAATACATGTAAAAATTATGTTTATGCTGGCGATGAATAATTGTGACAATCAAGTGAAATTATTGTCTGAATTGATGCAGATCATTCAGGATCAGTACTTGTTGAAGAAACTGTGCATAGCACAATCGGTAACAGATATTGGCCGGCTGCTGAAGGATAAAATTCACTTTTAG